A window of the Nitrospirota bacterium genome harbors these coding sequences:
- the atpA gene encoding F0F1 ATP synthase subunit alpha, whose translation MDIKVEEISELLRKQITDFEKRVDVSEIGVVTYVGDGVARIYGLDNAMASELLEFPNDVVGMVLNLEEDSVGVVLFGEDKLIKEGDIVKRTGRIMETTVGEALIGRVVDAVGRPIDGKGPIHATETRPVDVVAPGIVRRQPVKEPLQTGIKAIDSMIPIGRGQRELIIGDRQTGKSAILIDTIINQKGGDVICIYVLVGQRRPVVVRTVNILEQYGAMDHTIVVAATASDPAPMQYIAPYVGCAMSEYFRDKGMHALICYDDLSKQAHAYRQLSLLLRRPPAREAYPGDVFYLHSRLLERAAKLSDEYGGGSLTALPVIETQAGDISGYIPTNVISITDGQIFLETELFYGGVRPAINVGLSVSRVGGAAQIKAMKQIAGMLRLDLAQYRELAAFAQFASDLDKATLAQLERGRRMIELLKQDQYVPMPVDEQIILIFAGTQGYLDDLPVELIRDFEDGFLRYIKTEKQDIKKELMEKKTIDDELKAKITEAITNFKKTFQP comes from the coding sequence TTAAGAAAACAGATAACAGATTTTGAGAAAAGGGTTGATGTCAGTGAGATTGGAGTTGTCACATACGTCGGTGATGGTGTTGCGAGGATATATGGGCTGGATAATGCGATGGCTTCTGAGCTACTGGAATTTCCGAATGATGTCGTCGGGATGGTTCTTAACCTCGAGGAAGATTCAGTTGGTGTAGTGCTTTTTGGGGAGGATAAGCTTATTAAAGAAGGTGACATAGTAAAACGTACTGGAAGAATCATGGAGACCACTGTTGGTGAGGCATTGATAGGCAGGGTAGTGGATGCCGTTGGTCGCCCAATAGATGGGAAGGGTCCCATACATGCTACAGAGACCAGACCTGTAGATGTTGTGGCACCTGGTATTGTAAGAAGGCAACCTGTTAAGGAGCCCCTACAGACAGGTATAAAGGCTATAGACTCTATGATTCCTATTGGAAGGGGACAGAGAGAACTTATCATAGGTGACCGTCAGACAGGAAAGTCTGCTATCCTTATCGATACGATTATAAATCAAAAAGGCGGAGATGTTATCTGTATCTATGTATTAGTCGGGCAGAGGAGACCTGTTGTTGTGCGAACAGTGAATATTCTTGAACAATACGGTGCTATGGATCATACAATAGTTGTTGCTGCAACAGCTAGTGACCCTGCCCCAATGCAGTATATAGCTCCCTATGTAGGGTGTGCAATGAGTGAGTATTTCCGGGACAAAGGTATGCATGCCCTTATCTGTTATGATGATCTTTCGAAACAGGCTCATGCATACAGGCAGCTCTCTTTGCTTCTCAGGCGTCCACCAGCCCGTGAGGCCTATCCCGGTGATGTATTCTACCTGCATTCGAGACTTCTTGAGAGGGCAGCAAAACTCTCTGATGAATACGGTGGTGGCTCACTTACAGCCCTTCCAGTGATCGAGACCCAGGCTGGAGACATCTCGGGTTATATACCGACAAATGTTATTTCAATTACAGATGGTCAGATATTCCTTGAGACAGAACTATTTTATGGTGGTGTTAGGCCAGCTATTAATGTTGGTCTTTCTGTTAGCCGTGTTGGAGGCGCAGCACAGATAAAGGCTATGAAACAGATTGCTGGAATGCTCAGACTCGACCTTGCACAGTACAGAGAACTCGCTGCATTTGCCCAGTTTGCCTCTGACCTTGATAAGGCAACTCTTGCCCAACTCGAGAGAGGCAGAAGAATGATTGAACTTCTGAAGCAAGATCAATATGTGCCCATGCCAGTAGATGAACAGATAATACTCATTTTTGCAGGGACACAGGGCTACCTCGATGACCTACCTGTTGAGTTAATAAGAGATTTCGAAGACGGATTCCTCAGGTATATAAAGACAGAAAAGCAGGATATAAAGAAAGAACTAATGGAAAAGAAAACGATAGATGATGAGCTTAAAGCAAAGATTACCGAGGCAATTACGAATTTTAAGAAGACATTTCAACCATGA